A window of the Desulfobacula toluolica Tol2 genome harbors these coding sequences:
- a CDS encoding (Fe-S)-binding protein: MTSIIGPASFKFFGIFPAAILSFIIPIIGIGLFTYIMARRIAPLVRANPDNRFDKIGTRVKNLIVVWLGQVRQPRYMLAGVLHIVIFAGFLVLSIRSSSLVIIGFADGFVLPGFGGVVGDVYNFFKDYAATFVLIACIIAAVRRGIYKPKRYAVPEKYGKDHTSEAVFVLGIIATLMLSESLFEASELAYEFQNTGQEHFLAPLSLVWIFKGMLASVSPNILQGLHIITYYIHDFTFFFFLCFLPLGKHFHVITSVFNVFFMRVEKGNIKPVRHGIADDKLDDLESFGVKKLEDFTWKHMLDFYSCADCGRCSDQCPANAVGRPLSPRFITIKARDLIFKNYPFSGKIYKSNLLVEDIYTEDEIWSCTTCGACEQECPLGIEYIDKIVDMRRGMVDEGMVPQSLQKPLKALEKRGNPYGKMEKKRADWANDKEFKANWQVKDLAKDEADTLYFVDSITSYDDNIQEIARRTSIILTKAGVDFGVLGKQEKDSGNEVLRFGEEMLYQDLKEQNTEAIKDTGVKQIVTADPHAYNALKNDYKDLPPVKHISQIVAEKITSGELELKPCQNPDAVYVYHDPCYLGRHNGIYEDPRQALDAINGLTRVELEKSRDRSFCCGGGGLMLFYEPEEETRMGVLRVNMAAEAGATVIVTACPFCLVNIQDAIKVAGKEGEMEALDFTELIEQHLA, encoded by the coding sequence ATGACTTCAATAATCGGACCGGCAAGTTTTAAATTTTTCGGGATATTTCCCGCTGCAATCTTGTCATTTATTATACCTATCATCGGGATAGGATTATTTACCTATATAATGGCAAGGCGTATTGCGCCCCTGGTGAGAGCGAATCCGGATAACAGGTTTGATAAAATCGGCACGCGTGTAAAAAATCTTATCGTTGTCTGGCTTGGGCAGGTACGGCAGCCAAGATACATGCTGGCAGGTGTGCTTCACATTGTTATTTTTGCAGGATTTTTAGTTCTGTCCATTCGTTCATCATCACTTGTTATTATTGGTTTTGCAGACGGATTTGTGTTGCCCGGCTTTGGTGGGGTGGTAGGCGATGTCTATAATTTTTTCAAAGACTATGCTGCAACATTTGTTCTTATTGCATGTATTATTGCCGCTGTCAGAAGAGGTATCTATAAACCCAAAAGATATGCTGTTCCTGAAAAATACGGCAAGGACCATACATCGGAAGCTGTTTTTGTCCTGGGCATTATTGCAACACTCATGTTATCGGAAAGTCTTTTTGAAGCATCCGAGCTTGCCTATGAATTCCAGAATACCGGACAGGAACATTTTTTAGCTCCCTTGTCTCTGGTATGGATATTTAAAGGTATGCTGGCATCCGTGTCGCCCAATATCCTTCAAGGACTTCATATTATCACCTATTATATTCATGATTTCACCTTTTTCTTTTTTCTTTGTTTTTTACCCTTAGGCAAACATTTTCATGTTATTACATCTGTTTTTAATGTGTTTTTCATGCGGGTTGAAAAAGGAAACATAAAACCTGTAAGACATGGTATTGCCGATGACAAGCTGGATGATCTTGAGTCTTTTGGTGTAAAAAAACTCGAAGATTTTACATGGAAGCATATGCTGGATTTTTATTCTTGTGCAGATTGCGGAAGGTGTTCAGACCAATGTCCTGCCAATGCCGTTGGCAGACCATTGTCCCCAAGGTTTATTACCATCAAGGCCAGGGATTTGATATTCAAAAATTATCCGTTTTCAGGAAAAATTTATAAAAGCAATTTATTGGTGGAAGATATTTATACAGAGGATGAAATCTGGTCCTGCACCACCTGTGGTGCCTGTGAACAAGAGTGTCCGCTGGGAATTGAATATATTGACAAAATAGTTGATATGCGCAGGGGGATGGTGGATGAAGGCATGGTGCCCCAGTCTTTGCAAAAACCCTTGAAAGCCCTTGAAAAACGTGGAAATCCCTATGGGAAAATGGAGAAAAAACGCGCAGACTGGGCAAATGATAAAGAGTTCAAGGCAAACTGGCAGGTTAAAGATCTTGCCAAGGATGAAGCCGACACTCTCTATTTTGTAGACAGTATTACATCCTATGACGATAACATCCAGGAAATTGCCAGACGGACATCAATTATTCTGACAAAAGCAGGCGTTGATTTTGGTGTTCTGGGTAAACAGGAAAAAGACAGTGGAAATGAAGTATTACGCTTTGGTGAGGAAATGCTGTACCAGGATTTGAAAGAACAAAACACCGAAGCTATTAAGGATACCGGGGTAAAACAGATTGTAACGGCAGATCCCCATGCCTATAATGCATTGAAAAATGATTATAAAGATCTTCCGCCGGTTAAACATATCAGCCAGATTGTTGCCGAGAAAATAACTTCGGGAGAACTTGAGCTTAAACCCTGCCAGAATCCTGATGCGGTTTATGTCTACCATGATCCTTGTTATCTGGGACGGCATAACGGGATATATGAAGATCCCAGACAGGCTCTTGATGCTATTAATGGATTAACAAGGGTAGAGCTTGAAAAGAGCCGTGATCGATCCTTTTGCTGCGGCGGCGGTGGTTTGATGCTTTTTTATGAACCTGAAGAAGAAACAAGAATGGGAGTTTTAAGGGTTAATATGGCTGCTGAGGCCGGAGCAACAGTTATTGTAACTGCCTGTCCTTTCTGCCTGGTGAATATCCAGGATGCGATCAAGGTCGCTGGAAAAGAAGGAGAGATGGAAGCATTGGATTTTACAGAACTAATTGAACAGCATCTTGCATAA
- a CDS encoding electron transfer flavoprotein subunit beta/FixA family protein, whose translation MEILVCVKRVPDTAENEFELNSAGNDLDRDDLVYSVNEWDNYAVEEAIQIVDNVGGSVTVIAVGDDESEEVLRREMAMGANNGILLSDDAFVASDGKGIATILKAEIEKGSYDLIMTGAQADEGAGQVGGMLAAMLDMPYASLVNKIEPGDGKIIVGREIEGGNQEMNEVQLPCVVSIQTGINEPRYVGIRGIRKVASVDIPVKGAGDLGIDAGSVGDAGAKTKRVDYFVPDMGDGAEMLEGSTGEIIEKLIEKLKAKGGL comes from the coding sequence ATGGAAATTTTAGTATGTGTCAAGAGAGTGCCTGATACTGCTGAGAATGAGTTTGAACTCAACAGTGCCGGAAATGATCTTGATCGAGACGACTTGGTTTATTCAGTGAACGAATGGGATAATTATGCGGTTGAAGAAGCAATCCAGATTGTAGATAACGTTGGTGGAAGTGTAACGGTTATCGCTGTGGGTGATGATGAGTCGGAAGAAGTGTTGAGACGTGAAATGGCAATGGGTGCAAATAATGGTATCCTTCTTTCCGATGATGCATTTGTAGCATCTGATGGCAAGGGCATTGCTACCATACTTAAGGCGGAAATTGAAAAAGGCAGCTATGATCTGATCATGACCGGTGCCCAGGCAGATGAAGGGGCAGGTCAGGTAGGTGGAATGCTGGCTGCAATGCTGGATATGCCTTATGCATCACTGGTAAATAAAATCGAACCAGGAGATGGCAAAATCATAGTGGGCAGAGAAATTGAGGGTGGCAACCAGGAAATGAATGAAGTACAGCTTCCATGTGTTGTTTCTATCCAGACTGGTATTAATGAGCCCCGTTATGTTGGTATCCGCGGTATCAGAAAAGTTGCCAGTGTTGATATCCCTGTAAAGGGTGCGGGCGATCTTGGTATTGATGCCGGCAGTGTGGGTGATGCAGGTGCAAAAACCAAAAGAGTAGATTATTTTGTGCCCGATATGGGTGATGGTGCTGAGATGCTTGAAGGCTCTACAGGTGAGATCATTGAAAAGCTGATTGAGAAGCTTAAAGCAAAAGGAGGGCTCTAA
- a CDS encoding electron transfer flavoprotein subunit alpha/FixB family protein, translated as MTKIFAYIPFKNGAAEDVALEFPSVAKKIDESASLTAVVTGSGADLDKVANDMTAVYSEVIKIDNADLAYPNAEVVRKALVNVLPADAVILVGHDTFGMDLAPGLSVKMDSAYAADIVDFEGIEGSTLKTIRQELGGAVYTHVTVDISSGAVMTIRPGSFAPVEGGAGGSVTDKSADAGDLSAKRKFLEIVEAEVGDVDITKSDVLVSIGRGIEDEDNIEIAQELAEAMKAVVSCSRPIVDAKWLEKSRQVGTSGQTVKPKVYMAMGISGSFQHMGGVKGNPFIVAVNKNPKAPIFQVADVGIVEDILEFMPELAEAIKDL; from the coding sequence ATGACAAAGATTTTTGCATATATTCCATTTAAAAACGGTGCTGCCGAAGATGTGGCATTAGAGTTCCCTTCAGTTGCCAAAAAAATTGATGAAAGTGCATCCCTGACCGCAGTTGTGACAGGTTCCGGTGCGGATCTTGATAAAGTGGCCAATGACATGACCGCTGTTTATTCTGAAGTTATTAAAATTGATAACGCAGATCTTGCTTATCCAAATGCTGAAGTTGTCAGAAAAGCCCTTGTGAATGTTCTTCCTGCTGATGCAGTTATTCTTGTGGGTCATGATACTTTTGGAATGGATCTTGCTCCCGGTCTTTCCGTAAAAATGGATTCAGCGTATGCCGCAGATATCGTTGATTTTGAGGGAATAGAAGGAAGCACCTTGAAAACAATTCGTCAGGAACTGGGCGGAGCTGTTTACACCCATGTGACCGTTGATATCTCTTCCGGGGCTGTTATGACTATCAGGCCAGGATCTTTTGCTCCGGTTGAAGGTGGTGCAGGTGGGTCAGTTACGGATAAATCCGCTGATGCAGGAGATCTTTCCGCAAAAAGAAAATTCCTTGAAATTGTTGAAGCTGAAGTGGGTGATGTTGATATCACAAAATCCGATGTACTGGTATCCATTGGCCGTGGTATTGAAGATGAAGACAATATTGAAATTGCCCAGGAACTGGCCGAAGCAATGAAAGCTGTTGTATCCTGTTCAAGACCCATTGTTGATGCCAAATGGCTGGAAAAATCACGTCAGGTTGGAACATCCGGCCAGACTGTTAAGCCCAAGGTGTACATGGCTATGGGAATTTCCGGCTCTTTTCAGCATATGGGCGGTGTCAAAGGCAATCCATTCATCGTTGCAGTTAACAAGAATCCCAAAGCCCCAATTTTCCAGGTGGCTGATGTCGGTATTGTAGAAGATATTCTTGAGTTTATGCCCGAGCTTGCCGAAGCAATTAAAGATCTTTAA
- a CDS encoding nickel-dependent lactate racemase family protein — protein MKIDVPYGRKGSMPVRISDDIKVDFLEANDVKIGDEEQTIKNGIHTPINSKTFKEFLSDAKKVLVIVNDATRPTPTQKILEFIYDDLKQTNFNFIIATGAHRGPSDEEYLQIFGYYYEKIKNRIIVHDARAKEDMVFLGTSTNGTPMCVNKAGVEADKIIIISSVEPHYFAGYTGGRKSYLPGIAGYDTIEQNHKLALSPAAKALSLEGNPVHEDMMDAIKTVKQEIFSIMTVLDKYHKVYGACCGHINDSFHAAIDLANEVFAAPLKEKADIVVSVVKFPQDIDLYQAQKGIDNAKLALKDDGIMILVAKCRCGIGGKAFADLLGSSSTPKKALETIEKGYVLGYHKAAKMAEIGLWAQMWGVTDVEPQVISKLFIKPFSDLQTAIDKALEEKGQDARVLFLMDGGLTVPLIK, from the coding sequence ATGAAAATTGATGTTCCCTATGGGAGAAAAGGCTCCATGCCGGTCCGGATAAGTGATGACATCAAGGTCGATTTTCTTGAAGCCAATGATGTCAAAATCGGTGATGAAGAGCAAACCATAAAAAATGGCATTCATACACCGATCAACAGCAAAACCTTTAAGGAATTTTTAAGTGACGCAAAAAAGGTGCTGGTTATTGTCAACGATGCCACACGACCCACTCCCACCCAAAAAATCCTTGAATTTATTTATGATGACTTAAAACAGACAAATTTTAATTTCATCATTGCCACCGGTGCCCACAGGGGACCGTCAGATGAAGAGTATCTTCAGATTTTCGGCTACTACTATGAAAAGATAAAAAACCGGATTATTGTGCATGATGCAAGGGCTAAAGAAGACATGGTGTTTTTGGGAACCTCCACCAATGGGACGCCGATGTGTGTCAACAAGGCCGGGGTTGAGGCGGATAAGATCATTATCATATCCTCTGTGGAACCCCATTATTTTGCCGGATATACAGGTGGGCGCAAATCCTATCTGCCCGGAATTGCCGGATATGACACTATAGAGCAAAACCATAAACTTGCGCTTTCTCCGGCAGCAAAGGCATTGTCCCTTGAAGGCAACCCTGTACATGAAGATATGATGGATGCCATTAAAACCGTTAAACAGGAAATTTTTTCCATCATGACGGTCCTGGATAAATACCATAAGGTATATGGAGCCTGCTGCGGCCATATCAATGACTCTTTTCATGCTGCCATTGACCTTGCCAACGAGGTGTTTGCAGCCCCTTTAAAAGAAAAAGCCGACATTGTCGTATCCGTGGTGAAATTTCCCCAGGATATTGACCTGTACCAGGCCCAGAAAGGCATTGATAATGCAAAACTCGCCCTGAAAGACGACGGAATCATGATACTTGTGGCAAAATGCAGGTGCGGTATCGGCGGCAAGGCCTTTGCAGATCTTTTAGGTTCAAGCAGCACACCCAAAAAAGCCCTTGAAACCATTGAAAAAGGATATGTCTTAGGGTATCACAAAGCGGCAAAAATGGCTGAAATAGGGCTTTGGGCACAGATGTGGGGGGTAACGGATGTGGAGCCTCAGGTCATCTCCAAGCTGTTTATCAAGCCGTTCAGTGATCTTCAGACGGCCATTGACAAGGCCCTTGAAGAAAAAGGCCAGGATGCCCGTGTCCTGTTTTTAATGGATGGCGGACTTACAGTTCCTTTAATAAAATAA
- a CDS encoding hydrogenase iron-sulfur subunit, which produces MENKTKKFKHLEKWHATLANCIRCGYCYEHCPMFKHTGWESDAPRAKIITAFGLLSGEVELSESAANKMFSCFFCGRCEAACSSGVTLTQIFTDARKDLVEMNFKGPGTTSTTKLNCARCLICVKACPHEARFFDGNAIVTDPSKCQSCGICIEVCPAGAADIEKHFGTAKIELIEKASNFLTSHDSAKAIIFACNWSYYPELQASILPESEIKDKEYEILVNMCGGRLEAHMLMAPFLQNAWGVMAACCTDNECRHDGNLRAKKTVESLRNTFKSIDINPERIQLVQIPPGDKALFQAQIDTFVSDLNKMGPIR; this is translated from the coding sequence ATGGAAAATAAAACAAAAAAATTCAAGCATCTTGAAAAATGGCACGCTACACTGGCAAATTGTATCCGGTGCGGATATTGTTATGAACATTGCCCCATGTTCAAGCATACCGGCTGGGAATCCGACGCACCCAGGGCAAAAATAATAACTGCTTTCGGCCTGTTGTCAGGAGAGGTTGAATTGTCAGAATCCGCTGCGAATAAAATGTTTTCATGCTTTTTTTGCGGACGGTGCGAAGCGGCATGTTCATCAGGCGTTACCTTAACCCAAATTTTTACGGATGCCAGAAAAGACCTTGTTGAAATGAACTTCAAAGGGCCCGGCACAACCTCGACAACCAAATTAAATTGTGCCCGCTGCCTTATCTGCGTAAAGGCCTGCCCCCATGAAGCCAGGTTTTTTGACGGAAACGCGATTGTCACGGACCCGTCAAAATGCCAGTCATGCGGCATCTGTATTGAAGTTTGTCCAGCAGGGGCAGCCGATATTGAAAAACATTTTGGAACCGCTAAAATTGAGCTGATTGAAAAGGCCTCTAATTTTTTAACAAGTCATGACTCTGCCAAGGCTATTATTTTTGCCTGCAACTGGTCCTATTACCCGGAGCTTCAGGCATCCATACTCCCGGAATCAGAAATAAAAGATAAAGAGTATGAAATCCTGGTGAACATGTGTGGCGGACGCCTTGAAGCCCATATGTTGATGGCACCCTTTCTTCAAAATGCCTGGGGAGTGATGGCAGCCTGCTGCACAGACAACGAGTGTCGCCATGACGGCAACCTGAGAGCCAAAAAAACAGTTGAAAGCCTTCGCAACACATTCAAAAGCATTGATATTAATCCGGAACGAATTCAGCTTGTCCAGATCCCACCGGGAGACAAGGCATTATTCCAGGCGCAGATTGATACATTTGTTTCAGATCTCAATAAAATGGGTCCCATCCGCTAA
- a CDS encoding FAD-binding oxidoreductase, which produces MKKIDEARLKNIVGERNIKTDPCDLYVYGSDSSVHHALPWAVVRPQTTAQVQEIMRYANENIIPVIARGGGSGMCGQTVPIQGGIVLDMKGMNKILEINPQDVYCRVQPGVVDDDLNLALKPYGVFYPPTPASSRIATIGGEIANNASGVRSVKYGATRDAVLGMKVVMANGELVTLGSHTRVEASGYQIHKLMVGSEGTLGIVVEATLSFVPLPEFRCMGVANFDSLKDAGEAIGSIMASGAIPSMLELVDSVAIKAVNKTMNLGLKEVAAALIFEADGMVKEAVDYEINNMRTICERHNGQDIYSSYDPKEREKIFLGRKKLFPALSKYDDNLASTALADDMAVPYSKMAQMAEKIHEIADKNNIIMTAYGHCGSGCMHTKILMDTKRKDQWASAKKAISEVYDYVRSVNGTTSAEHGIGLSKAQAFKLEKSDSLTLLACIKKALDPNNILNPGKLMQAPENWVTATNLRYSVNC; this is translated from the coding sequence ATGAAAAAAATTGATGAAGCCAGATTAAAAAATATTGTCGGGGAACGCAACATTAAAACCGACCCTTGTGACCTGTATGTGTACGGATCTGACTCTTCTGTTCATCATGCACTGCCCTGGGCCGTTGTCAGACCGCAGACAACCGCACAGGTACAGGAAATTATGAGATATGCCAATGAAAATATAATCCCGGTTATTGCAAGGGGCGGCGGTTCGGGAATGTGCGGCCAGACCGTTCCGATCCAGGGGGGAATAGTCCTTGACATGAAGGGAATGAACAAAATTCTTGAAATCAACCCCCAAGATGTCTACTGCCGGGTTCAACCGGGTGTTGTGGATGATGATCTCAACCTTGCTCTGAAGCCTTACGGGGTCTTTTACCCCCCGACACCTGCGTCCAGCAGGATTGCCACCATTGGCGGTGAAATTGCAAATAATGCCAGCGGTGTGAGGTCAGTAAAATACGGTGCAACACGAGATGCCGTTCTTGGCATGAAAGTTGTGATGGCAAACGGCGAACTGGTCACTCTTGGCTCCCATACACGGGTTGAAGCTTCCGGCTACCAGATTCACAAACTCATGGTGGGGTCTGAAGGCACCCTAGGGATTGTGGTGGAGGCAACCTTGAGCTTTGTTCCCCTGCCTGAGTTCAGGTGCATGGGGGTGGCCAATTTTGACTCTCTCAAAGACGCCGGAGAAGCCATCGGGTCGATCATGGCCTCCGGGGCTATTCCGTCAATGCTTGAACTTGTGGACTCGGTTGCCATCAAAGCTGTAAACAAGACCATGAATCTGGGTCTCAAAGAGGTTGCAGCTGCATTGATTTTTGAAGCAGACGGCATGGTAAAAGAAGCTGTGGATTATGAAATCAACAACATGAGAACCATCTGTGAACGACACAACGGCCAGGACATTTATTCAAGCTATGACCCAAAAGAACGGGAAAAAATATTCCTGGGCCGCAAAAAACTGTTTCCCGCTCTCTCAAAGTATGACGACAATCTTGCCAGCACAGCCCTTGCCGACGACATGGCTGTGCCCTACTCGAAAATGGCGCAAATGGCTGAAAAAATCCATGAAATAGCCGACAAAAATAATATTATCATGACTGCTTACGGTCATTGCGGTTCAGGATGCATGCACACCAAAATCCTTATGGACACAAAACGAAAAGACCAGTGGGCATCTGCAAAAAAAGCCATCTCTGAGGTCTATGACTATGTCCGGTCGGTTAACGGGACCACCAGTGCAGAACACGGCATCGGGCTGTCCAAGGCCCAAGCCTTTAAACTTGAGAAATCAGACTCTTTAACGCTTCTGGCCTGCATAAAAAAAGCACTGGACCCCAATAATATTTTAAACCCGGGAAAACTCATGCAGGCCCCTGAAAACTGGGTGACCGCCACCAACTTGAGATATTCCGTGAACTGCTAA
- a CDS encoding ASKHA domain-containing protein, whose protein sequence is MTYSVKFLPHNVSVEVDDNESLIRAAMEAGVHINASCGGGGVCGKCRVLIEEGNVEGGISEQLSAEDQDKGYRLACMSQIASDIVVRIPIESEIDTSRLNQMTGSRHTAKAVYANVDELRQDGLFIPPVEKIYLELEPATAEDNQADVARLINHLRLKHDEHRLTMNLALIRKIADIIREGEFKVTVTIMRPVREDGKNEIVNIEPFDTTDRNFAIAVDIGTTTVFGQALDLQTGEVLSQHGEFNSQISYGEDVISRIIFTEKGDGLEILHQKVIETINTILDKIVKKAGIGRHEVTTITLAGNSTMTQLLLKINPSYIRRDPYVPTSVMYPPFHASEIGIALADHTVALIYPGVSSYVGGDIIAGVMASGMYRSSELTLYMDIGTNAEIVIGHKDWMVCAAASAGPAFEGGGVKFGMRASKGAIEDFSIDPETYEPMIITVGNKKAKGICGSGLIILAAKLLETGVIDSRGKFNRNLDIPRIRKTDDIWEYVLVYKENTQIDRDITITEPDLDNLIRAKGAMYSATLTLLEEIGLTIHDLERVILAGGFGSYVDLESAITIGLLPEIEPEKVTYLGNGSLLGCKINSLTNALRRDVANVVNMMTNFELASTTSYMDHYMGALFLPHTELNYFPKVKARLERLRKL, encoded by the coding sequence ATGACATATTCAGTAAAATTTTTGCCTCATAATGTAAGCGTTGAGGTTGATGATAATGAGAGCCTGATCCGGGCTGCAATGGAGGCCGGCGTTCACATCAACGCCTCATGTGGCGGTGGCGGTGTCTGTGGTAAATGCAGGGTATTGATAGAAGAGGGTAATGTGGAAGGCGGTATTTCAGAACAACTTTCCGCTGAAGACCAGGACAAAGGGTATCGACTGGCCTGTATGTCCCAGATCGCCTCTGATATTGTGGTGAGAATTCCCATTGAATCCGAGATTGACACCAGCCGTTTGAATCAAATGACCGGCAGCCGTCATACGGCAAAAGCCGTATATGCAAATGTGGATGAACTGCGGCAGGACGGCTTGTTTATTCCGCCGGTGGAAAAGATTTATCTTGAACTGGAACCTGCAACCGCTGAAGACAACCAGGCTGATGTGGCAAGGCTTATCAATCATCTTCGTTTAAAACACGATGAACACCGCCTGACCATGAATTTGGCGTTGATCAGAAAAATAGCCGATATTATCCGGGAAGGAGAATTCAAGGTCACGGTAACGATCATGAGGCCTGTAAGGGAAGACGGCAAAAATGAAATTGTCAATATTGAACCTTTTGATACCACTGACAGGAATTTTGCCATTGCCGTTGATATCGGAACCACCACTGTTTTTGGACAGGCCCTTGATCTGCAGACAGGAGAGGTACTTTCCCAGCACGGTGAATTCAACAGCCAGATCAGCTATGGGGAAGATGTGATTTCCCGGATTATTTTTACCGAAAAGGGTGACGGGCTTGAAATCCTTCATCAAAAAGTTATTGAAACCATTAATACGATCCTTGATAAAATTGTTAAAAAAGCCGGTATCGGTCGGCATGAGGTGACCACCATTACCCTGGCCGGAAACTCCACCATGACCCAGCTGCTGCTGAAAATCAATCCCAGCTATATTCGTCGGGATCCCTATGTGCCGACATCGGTCATGTATCCGCCGTTCCATGCAAGTGAGATTGGCATAGCCCTGGCAGACCATACCGTTGCTTTGATATATCCCGGAGTCTCAAGCTATGTGGGCGGTGATATTATTGCCGGTGTCATGGCCTCGGGCATGTATCGGTCCAGTGAGCTGACCTTGTACATGGATATCGGGACCAATGCGGAAATCGTCATCGGCCATAAGGACTGGATGGTCTGTGCAGCAGCCTCAGCCGGTCCTGCTTTTGAAGGTGGCGGCGTAAAATTCGGCATGCGGGCATCCAAAGGGGCCATTGAGGATTTTTCCATTGATCCGGAAACCTATGAACCAATGATCATAACCGTCGGCAACAAAAAGGCAAAGGGAATCTGCGGTTCCGGCCTGATCATACTTGCAGCAAAACTTCTGGAAACAGGCGTCATAGACTCCAGGGGAAAATTCAACCGGAATCTGGATATACCGAGAATTCGAAAGACCGATGATATCTGGGAGTATGTTCTGGTGTACAAGGAAAATACCCAGATCGACCGGGATATTACCATTACAGAACCTGATCTGGACAACCTGATCAGGGCCAAGGGGGCCATGTACAGCGCGACATTGACACTGCTTGAAGAGATAGGGCTGACAATCCATGATCTGGAAAGGGTTATTCTTGCTGGCGGGTTTGGCAGTTATGTGGATCTGGAAAGTGCCATTACCATTGGGCTGCTGCCTGAAATTGAACCTGAAAAAGTGACTTATCTGGGCAATGGTTCCCTTTTGGGCTGCAAGATCAATTCCTTGACCAATGCTCTTCGACGTGATGTGGCAAATGTGGTCAATATGATGACAAACTTTGAACTGGCTTCAACTACTTCGTACATGGATCATTATATGGGCGCATTGTTCCTTCCCCATACGGAACTCAATTATTTTCCAAAAGTAAAGGCGCGTCTGGAAAGGTTGCGCAAATTATGA